One part of the Dioscorea cayenensis subsp. rotundata cultivar TDr96_F1 chromosome 2, TDr96_F1_v2_PseudoChromosome.rev07_lg8_w22 25.fasta, whole genome shotgun sequence genome encodes these proteins:
- the LOC120273391 gene encoding receptor-like protein EIX2: MPDRFAYSDSLLITAKGLQMEYFKVLSLVTSIDLSSNNLSCDLPEELTKLHGLHFLNLSHNFFSGKIPESISDMEQLESLDLSENNLFGTIPSGMSTLNFLSYLNLSHNNLSGKIPSGGQLQTFDQSAYNWNHDLCGSPLQNCANETHYSQGANKDEGKGDWSEMLWLYIGLAMGFITGFWMIIGTIIMKKTIRFAYFRSIDKVYDWL; encoded by the coding sequence ATGCCAGATAGGTTTGCATACTCAGATTCTCTACTGATAACAGCAAAGGGCCTCCAAATGGAATACTTCAAGGTTCTATCGTTAGTCACAAGCATAGACTTATCAAGCAATAACCTTTCCTGTGATTTGCCTGAGGAACTGACCAAACTACATGGGCTGCATTTCTTGAATCTTTCTCACAACTTTTTCAGTGGAAAGATACCAGAAAGCATCAGTGACATGGAACAGCTGGAATCACTTGATCTGTCAGAGAACAATTTATTTGGTACAATTCCTTCAGGCATGTCAACTTTGAATTTCTTGAGCTATTTGAACCTATCCCACAACAATTTGTCAGGAAAAATTCCATCAGGTGGCCAACTTCAGACTTTCGATCAATCAGCCTATAATTGGAATCATGACCTCTGTGGATCACCTCTTCAGAATTGTGCTAATGAGACACATTATTCCCAAGGTGCTAACAAGGATGAAGGAAAAGGAGATTGGTCAGAGATGTTATGGCTTTACATAGGTCTTGCAATGGGATTCATAACTGGCTTCTGGATGATCATTGGTACCATTATTatgaagaaaacaataagattTGCTTATTTCCGATCCATTGACAAAGTATATGATTGGCTGTAA
- the LOC120273400 gene encoding receptor-like protein EIX2, translating into MGNLCKLNTLDFTNNSISGTIEDLVDGLSKCRENKEGFASENSVGLETLRLGNNKLNGTVPETIGLLSKLSELRLSSNCLTGVLTESHFVNLANLTYLDLSYNSLQLNVSENWNPPFDCDKIILCSCKVGPVFPSWVRTQTQLEQLCLSDAGILGSIPAWFWNPTVSGSYFLNLSNNNLEGRLPTFLKNYSFFQVDLSSNRFEGPLPEFDPTSLQVIYLNNNSFSGSIPSYFGAATFIHIFSLSDNHINGSIPSFFCKIPDGLVSLTNLHSLHLRNNGFSGELPLALKKASKLLILDVGENKLSGSIPTWIGENLSSLIVLRLRSNLFEGVIPKQLSKLSSLQILDVAQNNLSGCIPRSFGDFKAMVVAKHSE; encoded by the exons ATGGGGAACTTATGCAAGTTAAACACCTTAGATTTTACAAACAATTCAATCAGTGGAACCATTGAAGATCTCGTTGATGGATTGTCTAAATGCAGGGAGAACAAGGAAGGTTTTGCTTCAGAAAATAGTGTTGGTCTAGAAACATTGCGTCTAGGAAATAACAAACTGAATGGAACAGTTCCAGAGACAATAGGCCTATTATCTAAGCTGAGTGAGCTGCGTCTCTCTTCAAATTGTTTAACGGGTGTCTTAACTGAATCTCATTTTGTTAATCTAGCAAACTTGACATATTTGGACCTGTCCTACAACTCGTTGCAATTGAATGTAAGTGAGAATTGGAATCCTCCTTTTGATTGTGATAAAATCATATTGTGTTCCTGCAAAGTAGGCCCTGTTTTTCCCTCTTGGGTCAGAACTCAAACACAATTGGAACAACTTTGCTTATCAGATGCTGGAATTTTAGGCAGTATTCCTGCATGGTTTTGGAATCCAACTGTCTCGGGAAGTTATTTTCTCAATTTATCAAACAACAATTTGGAGGGAAGGCTACcaacttttttgaaaaattacagtTTTTtccaagttgatttgagttCAAACAGATTTGAAGGCCCATTACCAGAGTTTGATCCCACCTCTTTGCAAGTTATCTATCTCAACAACAACTCATTCTCTGGGTCTATTCCATCTTACTTTGGTGCTGCTACTTTCATTCACATTTTCTCTTTATCTGATAATCATATCAACGGAAGCATTCCGTCATTCTTTT GTAAAATTCCTGATGGCCTTGTGTCCCTCACCAATCTCCATTCCTTACATTTGAGAAACAATGGCTTCTCCGGAGAACTCCCCTTGGCATTGAAAAAGGCCAGCAAGTTGCTAATTCTCGACGTTGGTGAAAACAAACTCTCAGGTAGTATACCAACATGGATCGGAGAAAACCTTTCATCTTTAATAGTGCTTCGCTTGAGATCAAATTTATTTGAAGGCGTCATCCCAAAGCAATTATCTAAACTCTCCTCTCTTCAAATTCTGGATGTTGCACAAAACAATTTATCAGGTTGCATTCCTCGTTCTTTCGGAGATTTCAAAGCAATGGTAGTTGCAAAGCACAGTGAATGA
- the LOC120273416 gene encoding receptor-like protein EIX1, with protein MACLSLFVLFLIFVVSVFPPYYVHGTSCIETERIALLHIKADINQSDDQSLFSSWTGHNCCKWQGVSCNHESRHVIKLDLRQHPSNYISDYYDLPPSKLNSSLVQLHHLKHLDLSMNNFNDSPIPDFIGSFANLEYLNLSNAGFSGVIPHTFGNLSCLRYLDLSSNYDLQTNDLHWLSGMTSLHYLDLSGGSLSKVHGWLHDINSVLPSLRVLKLSNAELQGGGMYATTDLPHYLNFTSLRVLDLSHNYGLNITLPQWLFNLTSLVYLDLSQCAMYGKLPVTIGNLSRLRVFSLSGNSFNGVIPESFGYLGSLEKLDLSINELNGSIPESLSNLTNLVYFFFCKRTSGAVLLKRSK; from the coding sequence ATGGCTTGTCTctcattgtttgttttatttcttatctTTGTTGTCTCAGTATTCCCTCCATATTATGTCCATGGTACAAGCTGCATTGAAACTGAAAGGATAGCCCTTCTCCACATCAAAGCAGACATTAATCAGAGCGACGACCAAAGCTTGTTCTCTTCTTGGACTGGCCATAACTGTTGCAAATGGCAAGGCGTGAGCTGCAACCATGAATCCCGGCATGTCATCAAGCTTGATCTCCGACAACACCCTTCTAATTATATCTCTGATTATTATGACTTGCCACCAAGTAAGTTGAACTCTTCTCTCGTTCAACTTCACCATTTAAAGCACTTGGATTTGAGCATGAACAACTTCAATGACTCCCCCATCCCAGACTTCATTGGCTCTTTTGCCAACCTTGAATATCTTAATCTCTCCAATGCCGGATTCAGTGGTGTCATTCCTCATACCTTTGGAAACCTATCATGCTTGCGCTATCTTGATCTTAGCTCCAATTATGATCTACAAACTAATGACCTCCACTGGCTCTCTGGAATGACTTCTTTGCATTACCTTGACTTGAGCGGAGGGAGCCTTTCCAAAGTGCATGGTTGGCTTCATGACATTAACAGTGTGCTCCCCTCTCTTCGTGTGTTGAAACTTTCTAATGCTGAACTTCAAGGTGGTGGCATGTATGCTACTACCGATCTGCCTCATTATCTCAACTTCACATCTCTTCGTGTGCTTGATCTCTCTCACAATTATGGCCTGAACATCACTCTGCCTCAATGGTTGTTCAATCTCACTAGCCTTGTTTATCTTGATCTTTCTCAATGTGCTATGTATGGCAAGTTGCCAGTGACAATTGGTAACTTAAGTCGCTTGAGAGTCTTCAGCTTGTCTGGTAACTCTTTTAATGGAGTGATTCCAGAGTCCTTTGGATATCTTGGTAGCTTGGAGAAACTTGATTTGTCAATAAATGAACTCAATGGAAGCATTCCAGAATCTCTGAGCAATCTTACAAATTTagtgtacttttttttttgtaaaagaaCCTCAGGGGctgttttattgaaaagaagtaaataa